ACGACCACGTGCCAACGCCACTGCCAAATCGAAACGGAATCCATCTACGTGGTAGTGATGCACCCAGTGCCGTAGTGAGTCCAGCGTCATCCGCAGAGCCGAGATATCCCGCAGGTCAAGGGTGTTGCCACAGCCTGTGACATCGATATCTTGCCCCCAGCCGTCTAGGCGGTAGTAGGAAGCGTTGTCCACCCCGCGCCAAGACAGGGTGCCGCCTTCTTTGGACTGTTCTGCAGTGTGGTTATAGACCACATCCAGGAGCACTTCGATGTTACGCGAGTGCAACGCATCCACCATGGCTTTGAACTCGTCAATGACGCCTTGGGGGGTGCTGGCATGGGCGTAAGCCTCATGGGGGGCGAAGAATCCCAACGTGTTATATCCCCAGAACTGCGAGAGTCCTTTCTTCACCAGATGTACTTCGTCGCTGAATGTGTGCACCGGAAGAAGCTCCACAGCAGTGACACCGATGCGCTCCAAGTGGTCGAGGAACGCCTCATGGGCAACGCCGGCGTATGTGCCGCGCAATTCCTCCGGTATTCCCGGATGCTGCATGGTGGCTCCGCGTACATGCATCTCGTACACGAATGTTTCTGTCCACGGCACTCGACGCATAAATGCGTCGTTCCATTCGTATGTGTTCTGGTTGACCACCACAGATCGAGGAACAAACGGTGCGCTGTCGCGGTCATCGCGCCGGGTGACGTCACCAGCAAAATCTGCGTTTACCTGATGCCCGAATACTTCTGGGGCCCAAGTGACTTTCCCAGTCACGGCCTCGGCATATGGGTCCAATACGAGCTTGTTCGGGTTGTGCCGATGCCCCGAAGCAGGGTCCCACGGCCCATCGACACGAAACCCATATCGCTGCCCGGCACCTACTCCAGGAACAAACAGAGACCACAGTCCATGCGCCCCGTCTTCCATCGGTAACCGCCGTTCGGCCCCTCCTGCCTCGTCAAACAGGCACAAGTCGACTGAAGAAGCATTGTCGGCGTAGAGGGAAAACCGAGTACCCCGTTCACCGAGGGCGGCACCTAGACGCGGAAGTCGTAGAGGAGAAGACACGCGACAACAGTAGGGCGTCTTCGATAGTGCATGTAGTCGGTCAGTGTTGTTGAAGCACAGGAAATCCGAGCGTCTAGCCGCACAGATCTGCGACATGTTCAATGTGATCTTGCCCAACACCACCGCCTGCCGCACCCATGACTCGAAGAACCCCGCAACCCCAAAAACAAAAGATTTCCGAAAACACCCCGAAAAAAACCACCAGATACACACCCATAAAAATCACTAACAAACGACCACGCACAGCACAACACCCCAGCGCCACACTGCTATTACCAAACCCACACACGGCATAAAAACACCCCCCCGGCCGCGACACCCCGATGAAGTGCGCACACGCCAGACCTCGCGCACCCACCCCACAGGCCGATACCGTTGACCCATGACTGATCCCACCAGCCTTCCCAGCTTCCCGCCGCCATCTGACGAACACCCCTTGCGCGGACGGGTCCTGGACGCACTCCAAGACGAGGGCTTCCGCCCCGACATCGACGCCGATGGTGACGTCAGCTTCAAAGTCGAAGGCCAGCAACTGTTCGTCCACACCACCGAGGGCGACCTTCCCGTCATGCGAGTCTTCGGCCAATGGCAGATCGGCGCCGACCTACCCCAAGACGAAATGGCTTGGTATAAAGCCGCCAATGACCTCTCCCTGCGACTCAACGTCGCCAAGGTCGGCATCAACAATGGCACCCTCGTCGTCACCTGCGAACACATCGTTCGTCCCGACGAGCTCGTCATGCCCTACGTTCAGCTCTCCTACCAGCTTGTTCTCTCCGGCGTGCAGATGTGGCACCAGCTCATGCTCGGCGAAGACATCTTCGGCGACGGCAGCGGCCTGGCTGGCGGCCCCGGCGCCATCTGAGACACCACGCCAACACACAGGCACAGTGGCGCCCGCCCGGTCTGACCAGGGGTGGGCGCCACACCCATGCGAGCATGGGAAACCAGCACCCACCACGGCCACGAACAGCCCACGTCCCGACAGGGAGGCGAAAATCAATGAGGATCGTCGTCACGGCCAAGTTCGTCCCCGATGCCACCGCAACCCGTCGATTCGACACCCGCGACAACACCACAGATCGCGAAACCGAAGGCATCCTTAACGAACTCGACGAATACGCCGTCGAAGAAGCCTTGCGGTTAACACACCACGAACACGACCAGGTGATCGTTCTCACAGTCGGGCCAGAAGACGCCACCATCGCGCTACGCAAAGCCCTGCACATGGGCGCAGACATCGGCGTACACGTCACCGACGCCGCCCTAGCCGGATCCGACGCCGTCTCCACCTCCCACGTACTCGCCGCAGCCATCACACACATCAGCGCCTGCTTCGGCCCCATCGACGTCGTCCTATCCGGCATGGCATCTACCGACGGAGGCATGCGTGTCATCCCCGCCATGCTCGCCGAATGCCTCGACCTACCCATGATCACCTTCGCCGACGAACTCACCATCACCAACGGGGTAGCCCGCATCCACCGCGCCACCCCCGACGCCCACGAAATCGTCGAAGCCGACCTGCCAGCCATCATCTCTGTATCCGACCGCATCAACGAACCCAGATACCCCACCTACCGGCAAATCATCGCCGCCAACAGCAAACACGTGTACACCTGGGAACTAGGCGACATCGGCATCGACCCCACCACCGTCGGACACCACGGCGCTCGCACCTATGTCCGCAGCGCCACACCCGCCACCTCCACTCACCGCAGGCACACCATCGTCCCCGAAGCCCAAGGCGGCCAAGCCCTCGCCGAACTCCTGCGCGCCCACGGAACCCGCCCCTCATGACCCCCACATCCACCACCCCCCACGCCCACGCCCCCGAAGAGACCCCCATGCACGACGTGCTCACCCTCATCCTTGATCAGCACGACACCCTGCCCCGATCTGCCCACGAACGACTCACCCTCGCCGCCGACCTCACCGAAACAACACACACCGCCGCAGCCCTCTACGTCGGCGCCCACGGCCACGCCGCCACCGACGCCGCCGCCCGCCACGGCATCCACCACATCTACACCCTCGACCCAGGCGAAGACGCCATCCACCCCGTCCTACCCGCGCTCAACGCCCTCACCGACCTCGTCCGCACCACCAACCCCCGACTCGTCCTGCTGCCCAGCAGTCACACCGGCCGCAACATCGCCGGACGCCTCGCCGTGCGCCTCGATGCCGGACTCATCACTGACGCCATCGCCGTGACCGCCGACCCCGCCGCACCCAACGGCTACGTCGTCACCCAAAGCGCCTTCGCCGGAACACACGTCGTCGAAGCCGTCTCCACCACCCCCACCCTCATTGTCTGCCTCAGCCCTGGAGCACTCACCCCCACCACCAACCCAGTCACCCCCCACCACTACGCCCTGGCCACCACACCACCCAGCGGTCGGGCCGCCCGCATCATCACCCGAACCCCACGCAACCCCAGCACCTTCGTTGACGGCGTCCCCACCGACATCGCCGAAGCCGACATCGTCATCGCCGGAGGCCGCGGAACCAACGGCAACTTTGAACCAATCCGCGCACTCGCCCAACGCCTCGACGCAGCCGTAGCTGCATCCCGCGCCGCCGTCGACGCCGGATGGATCGATCACACCGCCCAAGTTGGCCAAACCGGCCAATCAGTCTCCCCGCGCCTCTACATCGCCTGCGGCATCTCCGGTGCCGTGCAGCACGTAGCAGGAATGCGCACCGCCACCACCGTCGTCGTCATCAACAGCGACCCCGACGCCCTCATCTTCCACGAAGCCGACCTAGGCATCATCGGCGACCTCTTCACCGTCATCCCCCAAGCCCTACAACACCTCGACCAACCCGCACCCAAACACGCTCCCACCAGCGAAGAAAACTAGCCACCACCGCACAAACAGTGCCACCGGTGGCCCCTGCCACACCTCGCTCGTAGAATCGCTGAGTGCCTATGCGACGTGCTTACCTCGACCATGCGGCCACCGCCCCTACGCGCAGCGAGGTCGTGGCGGCCCTGAGCGCTGCACTCCAAATGACCGGCAACCCCTCAGCTCAACACGACTCAGGTCGACGAGCGCGCTCAGCTCTAGAAGAAGCCCGCGAAAACGTAGCTGACCTGCTGCGCGTACGCCCCTCCGAAGTGCTCTTCACCTCCGGCGGAACCGAGTCAGACAACATCGGCATCCTGGGCACCTACCGCCGCTGTGTTGCCGACAACCCAGACCGCCGCCGCATCATCATGGGCGCCATCGAACACCCAGCAGTGCGCGATGCCGTCTTCGCCCTAGAAAAAAACGAAGGCGCAACCATCACAATCGTCGCCCCCCGCCCCGATGGCATCATTGCCACCGAGGACATCCGCGCCGCCATCGAAGACCCCAACGACGGCGGCCCCGACAACGTGGCCCTCGTGACAGTCATGGCCGTCAACAACGAAATCGGCACCATCCAGCCCACCGCCGCCATCGCCGAGACCTGCGCTGAACACGCCATCGCCTTCCACTGCGACGCAGTCCAAGGGATCAGCGTCCTCGACCTACCCCTGGACCACCCCGGTATCACCACCGCGGCCCTATCAGGACACAAACTTGGCAGCCCCGTAGGCATCGGCGTACTCATCGCCCGCCGCGACGCCCGCATCGCACCCATCTCCTACGGCGGTGGACAAGAACGAGCTCTACGCTCAGGTACCCTCGGCCTGGCCCTAGCCCGATCCTTCGAAACCGCCCTGCACAGCGTCGTCACCAACCGCGACGCCGAAGTGGCCCGCCTGGTTGCCCTACGTGACCGCCTAGCTCAAGGCATCCTCGAAAGCATTCCCGACGCCCACATCACCGGCGCATGGACGCCCACAGACACCATCCAACGCAGCGCCAGCAACGTCCACGTCCTCATACCCCAAGCCCAAGGCGACTCCTTGCTCTTCCTCCTCGACGCCGCCGGCGTCGAATGCTCCACCGCATCGGCCTGCCACTCCGGAGTAACCCAACCCAGCCACGTCGTCCTCGCCCTCGGCCACGACGCTGAACTCGCCACCGGCGCCCTACGATTCAGCCTCGGCTACACCACTACCGACGCCGACATCGACCTGGCCCTAGCCCGCCTACCCGAAGCAGTAGAACGCGCCCGCAACGTCCATCGCCTCACCACACGAAAGAAAACCGCATGAGCCGCATCGTGGCCGCCATGAGCGGCGGAGTTGACTCAGCCGTAGCCGCCGCACGCATGGTCCAAGCCGGACATGACGTCATCGGAGTGCACATGGCCCTGTCTTCCAACGCCGCTACCTTGCGCGAAAGCGCCCGCGGGTGTTGCACCCTCGAAGACGCAAGCGACGCCCGTCGCGTCGCCGATAAACTCGGCATCCCCTACTACGTGTGGGACTTCGCCGAAGAATTCCGCAACGACGTCATCGAAGACTTTGTCACCGAATACGCCGCCGGACGCACCCCCAACCCCTGTTTACGCTGCAACGAAAAAATCAAATTCTCCGCCCTGCTCGAACGCGCACTCGCCCTGGGATTCGACGGCGTAGCCACCGGTCACTACGCCCGCGTCATCGAACCTGGCGATCCCGAAAACACAACCGGAGAAAGAGAACTCCACCGCGCCGTCGACCACGCCAAAGACCAGTCTTACGTGCTCGGAGTCCTAGACGCCGAACAACTAGCCGCCTCCTGGTTCCCCTTAGGAGACACCACCAAGCCCGTCATCCGCCAAGAAGCAGCCCGCCACGGCTTCTCCGTAGCGAAAAAACCAGACAGCCACGACATCTGCTTCATCGCCGACGGAGACACCCGCGCCTACCTCGCCGCCCGCCTAGGCAGCGAACCAGGCCCCATCACCGAACCCGACGGCACCATCGTCGGCGAACACGCCGGCGCCTACGCCTACACCATCGGCCAACGCCGCGGCCTGCACCTACAACGCCCCGCCGCCGACG
This region of Dermatophilus congolensis genomic DNA includes:
- a CDS encoding electron transfer flavoprotein subunit alpha/FixB family protein, encoding MTPTSTTPHAHAPEETPMHDVLTLILDQHDTLPRSAHERLTLAADLTETTHTAAALYVGAHGHAATDAAARHGIHHIYTLDPGEDAIHPVLPALNALTDLVRTTNPRLVLLPSSHTGRNIAGRLAVRLDAGLITDAIAVTADPAAPNGYVVTQSAFAGTHVVEAVSTTPTLIVCLSPGALTPTTNPVTPHHYALATTPPSGRAARIITRTPRNPSTFVDGVPTDIAEADIVIAGGRGTNGNFEPIRALAQRLDAAVAASRAAVDAGWIDHTAQVGQTGQSVSPRLYIACGISGAVQHVAGMRTATTVVVINSDPDALIFHEADLGIIGDLFTVIPQALQHLDQPAPKHAPTSEEN
- a CDS encoding T3SS (YopN, CesT) and YbjN peptide-binding chaperone 1; its protein translation is MTDPTSLPSFPPPSDEHPLRGRVLDALQDEGFRPDIDADGDVSFKVEGQQLFVHTTEGDLPVMRVFGQWQIGADLPQDEMAWYKAANDLSLRLNVAKVGINNGTLVVTCEHIVRPDELVMPYVQLSYQLVLSGVQMWHQLMLGEDIFGDGSGLAGGPGAI
- a CDS encoding cysteine desulfurase family protein; this encodes MRRAYLDHAATAPTRSEVVAALSAALQMTGNPSAQHDSGRRARSALEEARENVADLLRVRPSEVLFTSGGTESDNIGILGTYRRCVADNPDRRRIIMGAIEHPAVRDAVFALEKNEGATITIVAPRPDGIIATEDIRAAIEDPNDGGPDNVALVTVMAVNNEIGTIQPTAAIAETCAEHAIAFHCDAVQGISVLDLPLDHPGITTAALSGHKLGSPVGIGVLIARRDARIAPISYGGGQERALRSGTLGLALARSFETALHSVVTNRDAEVARLVALRDRLAQGILESIPDAHITGAWTPTDTIQRSASNVHVLIPQAQGDSLLFLLDAAGVECSTASACHSGVTQPSHVVLALGHDAELATGALRFSLGYTTTDADIDLALARLPEAVERARNVHRLTTRKKTA
- a CDS encoding electron transfer flavoprotein subunit beta/FixA family protein, translated to MRIVVTAKFVPDATATRRFDTRDNTTDRETEGILNELDEYAVEEALRLTHHEHDQVIVLTVGPEDATIALRKALHMGADIGVHVTDAALAGSDAVSTSHVLAAAITHISACFGPIDVVLSGMASTDGGMRVIPAMLAECLDLPMITFADELTITNGVARIHRATPDAHEIVEADLPAIISVSDRINEPRYPTYRQIIAANSKHVYTWELGDIGIDPTTVGHHGARTYVRSATPATSTHRRHTIVPEAQGGQALAELLRAHGTRPS
- the mnmA gene encoding tRNA 2-thiouridine(34) synthase MnmA; amino-acid sequence: MSRIVAAMSGGVDSAVAAARMVQAGHDVIGVHMALSSNAATLRESARGCCTLEDASDARRVADKLGIPYYVWDFAEEFRNDVIEDFVTEYAAGRTPNPCLRCNEKIKFSALLERALALGFDGVATGHYARVIEPGDPENTTGERELHRAVDHAKDQSYVLGVLDAEQLAASWFPLGDTTKPVIRQEAARHGFSVAKKPDSHDICFIADGDTRAYLAARLGSEPGPITEPDGTIVGEHAGAYAYTIGQRRGLHLQRPAADGRPRYVIGTDPTSNTVTIGPEELLRIDRIDIDHLRWSSARPTGEAHLGVQLRAHGREYPVTVTVPTTDETTLTLHLQEPVRGVAPGQSAVLYDGPRVVGSGTISATGRSNPTN